GCAGTCTGCCAGCTGCTTCATTCTTCAAAAATCAAGGCTTACAAAATCGATGCCGGAAATCCTGATGAATTAAAGGCATTTATGAAAGATTACGATGTCGTCATCAACGCACTATTCTATTCATTTAACGAAGCCGTGGCCGCAGCAGCCATAGAAGCCGGCGTTCATTCGGTGGATCTGGGTGGTCATATTGGTCACGTTACCGATCATGTGCTTGATATGTATCCACAGGCAGCGAATGCGGGGGTCACCCTTATTCCTGACCTTGGTGTTGCGCCAGGAATGATTAATATTTTATCAGGGTACGGAGCAAGTAAATTAGATGAAGTCCAATCCATCCGCCTTTTTGTAGGGGGATACCGGTCCAGCCTGAACCTCCATTAGAATACAACCATGTTTTTTCAATGGAAGGTCTGCTAGATCATTATACCGATTCTTCCACAATCATTCGTGATGGGAAACTTGTCGACATTCCTTCACTCTCAGAATTAGAACAACTGCATTTTGAACGGTTCGGACCGCTAGAAGCCTTCCACACGTCAGGTGGAACTTCGACATTATTGAAGTCCTTTCCTCATGTTCATACATTGGAATATAAAACAATCCGCTACCGGGGTCATGCAGAAAAAATGAAACTTCTCGTTGATTTAAAATTAACTCACAGCGATTTTGAAGTGAACGTAAACGGTATGAAAATAAAGCCGCGTGAAGTGCTGCTGAAAACTCTCGACCCTATCGTTGACTTAAAAGACAAAGACGATGTCGTTTTACTTCGGGTGTGTGTCGGTGGATTAAAAGCTGGGAAAGAAACGGCATTTCAATATGAAATGGTAACCTTTAAAGATCGAGTGAATAAAGTGACCGCCATGGCAAGGGCAACAGCTAATACCATTTCCGTTGTCGCGCAGATGATCGGGAGAAAAACGATTACGAAAGCAGGAGTCCTGCCCCCTGAACAAATTGTACCTGGTGATATTTATATTGAAGAAATGGCTAAACGAGGCGTTATTATTACAGAAAAACAAGTCTAAACAACTAATTAAAAGGAGCTGAGCGATCAGCTCCTTATTTATTAGAAGTAGACATACATAAAGAGCTTGGAGAGCACTTCACCTACAATGCTCCCCAAGCCTCAATCCTACTTAAATATTTCCGAAAAACTTTTCTGCCTTTTCCAAATAAGGTTCTTCTTCAGGAGTTAATTCATATTCTTCCACAATTGCATCCACCGGGCATACAGAAACGCATGCACCGCAATCGATACATATATCCGGATTGATAAAAAACTGTTCAGGGCCTTCCTCTATACAATCAACGGGGCAGACCGTAACACACTCTCCAGCTTTTTCTGATTCACATGGACTTGTAATTACAAATGCCATCATCGATCCTCCGTTTCAAAAGTTATTCACAGGACACTTCTTGTGTCGTGTACTTTTTATTGAATCAAATCATGCCGTAAAGTTCAAATCCGCTTAAACGGCAGGCGGTCCAAATTTTCCATTTTTAAAATCCTGGTAAGCTTGTTTTATCTCCTCCATGGAGTTCATGACAAACGGGCCGTACGGGATAATCTTTTCCTGAATTGGTTCACCGGAATAAACAAGCAGTTTCGTGCGACGATGGTGTGATTTAATTGCTAAGTCACTTGGATTTTCTTTATTGCCCTCTTTATTGAAACTTAACAAACCAGTCCCGTGCTTTTTCATCGTCACTTGATTTTTACCGATGGCCGCTTCACCAGAGAGAACGTAGACGAACGCATTATGAGTTTCTGGCAGCTTGTGAACGTATTCGGCGTCTTTTTCTAAAGTGATTTCACTAATCGTAAGCGGGACAATTGAATTCAAAGGCCCTTTTACTCCAGCTAAGCTTCCGGCAAACACCTTGACACGTCCTCCATTTATTTCGACAACAGGGGCCTGTTCTGCGTAAACGTTCTGATAAATTGTATCCGTGTTTCGTTTATTCTGTGGGAGATTCACCCACAATTGAAGGGTGTGGGCAATGTCATCTTCTACACCGTCTTCCGCATGACGTGCAGCCCAGCCTGCATTCATATACTGCATATCCCCAGGCTCTAAAATATCCCTTCCTCCGCTATTATCAATATGTTCTAACCGGCCGTCCATCACGTAGGTGACCGTTTGAAAACCACGGTGCGGGTGGTCAGGAAAAGTTCCTTTTTTAAACCAGTCTTCAGCCATTAATATAAATGGATCAAATTCTTCAAAACGATCCGCAGGGAGGACCCATCCTTTCTGAATAGCAGGAAAATTCATTTCCTCGTATTTCACATACCAATGATCGGCAACTTCTCTCTCCAACCTTTCGTCGGTTTGATTTTGTTTCATCTGCATTCACTCCTTGTCCGTTTCGGGTCAGTTTACCCGTCAAATTTTTCAATGTTCCTATTGATTTTCGTTAACAGCCGGTTCAATTCGTCAAGCTCTTCCTTGGAAAAATCGCTGCACACTTTTGCATTAAAATCTTCCGCTTCCGGAAGTATTTGATGTTTCAATTTCCGACCCTCAGCAGTTAGAGATAATTGCAAGGAACGCTTGTCATCAGAGGAGGGGATTCGATCTATGAACCCTTTCTTCTCAAGACTCACGGCCATTCGTGCCACGTTGGTTTTATCTTTATTTAGCTTGTGGGCAAGCTGGTTCTGAGTTAACCCATTGGTTTCCCAGAGCAGCATCATAATCAAATTCTGCTCAGGGGCCAGGTTATAATCTACAAGCTTTGTTTTAATAAAACTAGTTAACCTTAAATCTGTTTGGTGGATTTTGATACTTATATAATCTTGAAACGATAGACTCAACTTCATCCCCTCACCACAAATAGTTGCTATACCTACTAATTATATTTGCTAAAATAAACAGAGGCAAATAAATAGAACTGGAGGATCGCAAATGTCGGAAATGATTATTCACACCACTGTATTTCCATACAAAAACAAAGGAGGCAATCCGTGTCCTGTTGTTTTAAATGCAGACGACTTAACTGCAGAAGCCATGCAGGCAATGACGAAGGAATTTCAGCATGAAACTGCATTTGTCCTTCGTGCCAGTCGCTCAGATTGTGATGTAAAACTCAAGTTTTTCGTTCCTCTTCATGAAATGGAAATGTGCGTCCATGCTACGATTGCCAGCATCACTGTACTTTTAAAGGAAGGTTTTTTCACATCTTCTTCCGTTTTTGTTGAAACGGCGGCAGGACGAGTCCATGTAGAGTGGAAAAATCACCAGGGCGAAATCGTCGTGAGTGTAGATCAGTTTTCTCCTCAGTTCAGCGATGAAACCCCCTCAAGAGAAAGGGTAGCAGAGGCTTTATCGATTGAGTCAAGTGATATTAGTGAGTGTCCTGTTCAATCGGTTTCCACTTCTCGATTCAAATTAATAGTCCCGCTAAAATCCGTGGATCTGCTGCACCAGCTGGAACCAGACTTTAAGGACTTGTGGGAAATTTGTGAGACGTATAATACGACAGGGGTTTACGTCTTTGCATTAGAAGACAATCACGTGCAGGCAAGACAATTTCCTAATAAAGCAGGTTACATTGAAGATCCAGCGACTGGAGTAGCTGCTTCCGCTTTAGGCGTCTACTTAACAGAACACGAAATTTTCCCTCCTATACAAGAAGGCTGGAATACGCATACCGTATATCAGGGGGAGGCCATGGGTAGAAAAAGTTTGATTACAGCAGAGACTTACATTAAAGATAAGCAAATCGTTCATAACCGGATTACCGGAAAAGCCGTCCTCCATTAAGTCAAGCTGTTGTTGAATCAATATGCAGTTGCGTTCGAGGAAAAAAATTGAAATAATTAGAAATAGAGATATTAATAATAAAAAAATATGTGAGACACCTAAATGAACAGCTATGGAGGGAGGGAAGAATGAAGTATGAACGGAATGTATGGAGGTTATATAGATATTGGACTCCTGATAATACTCATAGCAGCGGCTGCTATTCTTTGGATTGAACTGCCTGCTTTCATCGTTAGAAAATGTGTCGGAGCTCCTAAAAAGAAGTGGTTTTCGTACAATCACGTCAATAATCTTCACAAAAATTGGGAATGGATGATCCGTATAATTTTCCTCATAACGTTTCTCTTCGTTGGGCTTATTTTTCAAAATGCAGCTTATTTATCTTTTTCTTTTGTTCTCTTTTTTATTTGTTTACAAATCATTCAAACGGCAGCTGAATGGAAATACCGGCCTGAGGACCGTTATTACCTCGTTTCGTTAAGCCGTGTAATTACGATATTTGTCCTCACAATAGCACTTGGTTTTACGACCTTTTAATAGTTATTAGAACTTATGAAGAAAGAAGGAATGTGAATGGACAGAAAGTATAATAATGACATGATTGGCGAGATTTTAGAGCAGTCAGGGGAGAAGGATAACTATTCAGGACCAGGGAAAGGAAAACCATTACCAAAGGATTACACAAGCAAAGATGTGTATCAAAACTTTCAAAAAGCCGCAAAAAATGCAGGTTATCTGCCAGGATGGATCAAGCTGCAAAAAGAAATTTCCGCTCTAGTGCAATCCTGCCAAACTGAAAGTGACCTCGTAATTATTAACGAAAAAATCAAACAGCACAACAAAATCTGTCCGGTTCAAATGCAAAAAAACAAGATAAGCTTCGACAACTTAGCTAAAGCAAAAGAAGTTTGGTAATTCGTTTGTGATCTCAAATTCTTACGTCGACGTCCTTCGCTGACAATCAGGACTATAAAGTTGATTTTCATCACTGCTTTAACGTTCGTGAATAAAGGTACTGGGTCAATTAACTCCATGAGACTTTTCCTTCACGGCAAGCAACCAAGCTCCGTTCATAACTAAAATAAAAACGGCACTTCCTCACCATTGGAAGCGCCGTTTTTATTATTATCTACTCCATTCAAACTGTGTAGAATAAAGACTTGCATAGATGCCGTTGTTTTCAAGCAGGGAATGGTGCGTCCCTTGTTCCGCTATTCCATCCTTAGTCAAGACAACAATTCGTTCGGCGTGCTGAATCGTCGAAAGTCGGTGTGCAATTACTAAAGTAGTTCTCCCTTGAGCAAGCTTGTTTAAAGACTCTTTTATAATCCGTTCACTTTCATTATCGAGTGCACTGGTAGCTTCATCAAAAATAATGACAGGAGGATTTTTTAAAAAAACCCTTGCGATACTTAAACGCTGTTTCTGACCGCCTGAGAGACGAACACCTCTTTGACCGATTTCCGAGTGATAGCCATCGGGCAGATCCATAATAAACTCATGGGCATGGGCCTGCCTGGCAGCAGCAAGGATTTCTTCATCGGTCGCTTCAGGATTGCCGTATCGAATATTTTCCATTACCGTCCCGGAGAATAAATAAACGTCCTGTTGGACTAGACCGATACTCTTTCTTAAACTTAGCAGATCAATATCACGTACATCTGAGGTGTCCAGAAGCACTTCACCTTTACTCACGTCATAAAAGCGTGGGAGGAGAGAGCAAAGAGTTGTTTTGCCGGCTCCGGAAGGACCTACAAAAGCAACGAATTCTCCAGGAGAAATCTGAAGAGAAAGGTTTTCCAATACATGATCCAGGTGGTCTTCGTAACGAAAAGATACGTTACGGAATTCGATCCCGCCAGCAACAGGATGGAGCTTACGGGAGCTTGGGAGATTATCGATTCCAGGTTTCACGTTGATAATTTCCATAAACCGCTGAAAGCCTGTGATTCCTTCCTGAAACTGGGTTGTCATATGTGTCATTCGCTGAATCGGCTCGATCATAAAACCGATGTATAGTAAAAAAGTAATTAAGTCTGGCAAATCAAGCGACTCGTGAACAATAGCCGCACTGCCAAAAACAATCACTGTAATGGTAATCAGCTGAATAAACGTTTCCACACCATTGTACAGATAAGCTTCTGCTTTATAAATCCGCTTTCTGCTCTCCAAAAAGCGGTTGTTTTCTTTATTAAATTTTTCGATTTCAACCTGCTCATTGCCAAATGACTTGACGACCCGGATCCCTGCGAGACTGTCTTCGACCTGGGCATTGACGTCTGCCATACGTGCTTTACTGGTTCGATAGGCTTTGTTCAGTATTTTATTAAAGAGTACCAAAAAGCCTCCAAGAAGAGGGAGAAAGCAGAAAACGGCAATGGTCAACGGAGCGTTAATAAACAATAAAATGAAAAATGCTCCCATGAAACGAATGAGGTATTTCACATAATCTTCAGGCCCGTGATGGTATAACTCAGACAGCAGCAATAAATCCGTGGTAATCCGGCTCATCAACTGACCGGTTTTTTCCTTATCGAAAAATTGAAAAGAAAGTTTCTGTATGTGGCTGAAAAGCTCCAAGCGTAAATCACTTTCCATACGGGCTCCCACTTCATGCCCTTTATAGTCGACAATATAATTGCCCGCATTTTGAATAACAGCTAATAGAAGCATGAACCCGCCAATTCCATAAACTTCATTCAGAACTATGGAGGAGTTTCCTTCAAGAACGTTCTTCGTGATGTAACGAACAAGCAAAGGAAAAGCGAGTGTTGCCGCTGAGGCGATTAAAGCACAGGTTAATACTAAAAGGTAAACCCTTAAATAAGGTTTGTAATAGGATAGAAATTTTTTAATTGGAAAATCCATGGTTAACCCCTTTATTGTGTTAGTCCGTTGACACATATAAGGGAGTTCACTTCTTATTTAGAAATACTGTGCCCCCTTATACGTTTGCTTTATTTGCTTAGTCATGGTTTTCATGTAAACGCCTCCTCGAATATGAATACCCATATTGTAACCGATTTCTATCAAGGTGTGTATTGAATTTTCAAAAATTTAACTTCTTTACAAAAAGAGTGAGAACCATAGCCGGAGGGTATAATTGTAAAAAGAAATCTGCATTCCACACGAAAGGAGCAAGCCATGAGAGAGTTCTTCCGTTTACTAAAAGAAGGGAATAAACCCGCGTTACTTGCTGCCATTATGAATGCTGCTATCGCATTAATCAAAGCCATCGCCTATTTTATAACAGGGAATGTCGCCATGTTTGCAGAACTTATGCACAGTCTTGGCGACACTGCGAACCAGGTCTTCGTCTTTATCGGTTCCGCATTAAGTAAAAAAGCCCCAACCGAACGCTTTCCTGAAGGTTTTGCCAGGCTAGTAAATTTGGTTCTGCTCGGCGCAGTAATTATCGTTGGAATTCTTGCATATGAAACCGTAAAAGAAGGCATTCACCACATTATCGAACCTGCAGAAGCAAAATCATGGTTTTGGCTGAATATCGGAGTCCTAGGGGCAGCTGCTATCCTCGAATCCACCGTATTGTATAAAGCGATGAAGGAGATTGCGGCAGGTATGGAAGGAGAGCATGTAAAAGGATTACAAGTCGTAACCGCAAGCTTTAAAAACATTGGCAACGCTAAACCCGCAACAAAACTTGTCTTTCTTGAGGACTTAGTTGCTACCACCGGGGCTTTAATTGCTATCATCTCAATTGTTATCGGTACTTACACGCCCTTTCATAATGCCGAGGGCTATGCATCCATTATTATTGGATGTATGCTGTTTTACGTAGTCGGACGAATTTTTCTTGATAATGCAGCAGGGGTTTTAGGAGTAGCCGATGAAGAAATGGAAGAAAGCATCGGTAAGCTTGTAATAGAGGACCCGCACGTAAGAGATATACAAAAGCTGATGGTCGTTAAAGAAGGGGAAGAACGTCACGTCGAGCTGAAAGTGGAATTTGATCCGAGCATGTCGATCGCCCGTGCTTCTGAAATCCTTGAAAGAATCGAAAAGAAGATCTTACTTGTAAAAGGAGTTACAGATGTCATTATTGAGTCAGATATTGATGATAACATTCCTCATTGGAAGGCTGGAAACCAACGTAATCAGGAGGAATAATTCATTCCAACAGCTTTCATGTAATAAGATCAGAAAAATAACTGCGCATTGATTGCTTTAATCCATGAATGAGCCCAATCCTATATACGTATTAATAATTAGGTTATTCGTATTTCGACACATCCTAATCGGAAAGGATTGGTAAACTATGGAAAAAGAACCTTCAAAACAGACTCATGAAAAGCCGAACTTTCTCATCTTAATGGTAGACCAGGAAAGATACCCATCCGTCTACGAAAATAATGAACTTAAAAAATGGCGGAAGGAAAATTTGATCGCTCAAGAATTACTGCGTGAAAATGGATTTGAATTTCAAAATCATTATGCA
This Halobacillus salinarum DNA region includes the following protein-coding sequences:
- a CDS encoding indolepyruvate ferredoxin oxidoreductase subunit alpha — its product is MAFVITSPCESEKAGECVTVCPVDCIEEGPEQFFINPDICIDCGACVSVCPVDAIVEEYELTPEEEPYLEKAEKFFGNI
- a CDS encoding pirin family protein gives rise to the protein MKQNQTDERLEREVADHWYVKYEEMNFPAIQKGWVLPADRFEEFDPFILMAEDWFKKGTFPDHPHRGFQTVTYVMDGRLEHIDNSGGRDILEPGDMQYMNAGWAARHAEDGVEDDIAHTLQLWVNLPQNKRNTDTIYQNVYAEQAPVVEINGGRVKVFAGSLAGVKGPLNSIVPLTISEITLEKDAEYVHKLPETHNAFVYVLSGEAAIGKNQVTMKKHGTGLLSFNKEGNKENPSDLAIKSHHRRTKLLVYSGEPIQEKIIPYGPFVMNSMEEIKQAYQDFKNGKFGPPAV
- a CDS encoding MarR family winged helix-turn-helix transcriptional regulator, giving the protein MKLSLSFQDYISIKIHQTDLRLTSFIKTKLVDYNLAPEQNLIMMLLWETNGLTQNQLAHKLNKDKTNVARMAVSLEKKGFIDRIPSSDDKRSLQLSLTAEGRKLKHQILPEAEDFNAKVCSDFSKEELDELNRLLTKINRNIEKFDG
- a CDS encoding PhzF family phenazine biosynthesis protein, giving the protein MSEMIIHTTVFPYKNKGGNPCPVVLNADDLTAEAMQAMTKEFQHETAFVLRASRSDCDVKLKFFVPLHEMEMCVHATIASITVLLKEGFFTSSSVFVETAAGRVHVEWKNHQGEIVVSVDQFSPQFSDETPSRERVAEALSIESSDISECPVQSVSTSRFKLIVPLKSVDLLHQLEPDFKDLWEICETYNTTGVYVFALEDNHVQARQFPNKAGYIEDPATGVAASALGVYLTEHEIFPPIQEGWNTHTVYQGEAMGRKSLITAETYIKDKQIVHNRITGKAVLH
- a CDS encoding DUF4181 domain-containing protein, whose protein sequence is MNGMYGGYIDIGLLIILIAAAAILWIELPAFIVRKCVGAPKKKWFSYNHVNNLHKNWEWMIRIIFLITFLFVGLIFQNAAYLSFSFVLFFICLQIIQTAAEWKYRPEDRYYLVSLSRVITIFVLTIALGFTTF
- a CDS encoding DnaJ family domain-containing protein; the protein is MDRKYNNDMIGEILEQSGEKDNYSGPGKGKPLPKDYTSKDVYQNFQKAAKNAGYLPGWIKLQKEISALVQSCQTESDLVIINEKIKQHNKICPVQMQKNKISFDNLAKAKEVW
- a CDS encoding ABC transporter ATP-binding protein; this translates as MDFPIKKFLSYYKPYLRVYLLVLTCALIASAATLAFPLLVRYITKNVLEGNSSIVLNEVYGIGGFMLLLAVIQNAGNYIVDYKGHEVGARMESDLRLELFSHIQKLSFQFFDKEKTGQLMSRITTDLLLLSELYHHGPEDYVKYLIRFMGAFFILLFINAPLTIAVFCFLPLLGGFLVLFNKILNKAYRTSKARMADVNAQVEDSLAGIRVVKSFGNEQVEIEKFNKENNRFLESRKRIYKAEAYLYNGVETFIQLITITVIVFGSAAIVHESLDLPDLITFLLYIGFMIEPIQRMTHMTTQFQEGITGFQRFMEIINVKPGIDNLPSSRKLHPVAGGIEFRNVSFRYEDHLDHVLENLSLQISPGEFVAFVGPSGAGKTTLCSLLPRFYDVSKGEVLLDTSDVRDIDLLSLRKSIGLVQQDVYLFSGTVMENIRYGNPEATDEEILAAARQAHAHEFIMDLPDGYHSEIGQRGVRLSGGQKQRLSIARVFLKNPPVIIFDEATSALDNESERIIKESLNKLAQGRTTLVIAHRLSTIQHAERIVVLTKDGIAEQGTHHSLLENNGIYASLYSTQFEWSR
- a CDS encoding cation diffusion facilitator family transporter; the protein is MREFFRLLKEGNKPALLAAIMNAAIALIKAIAYFITGNVAMFAELMHSLGDTANQVFVFIGSALSKKAPTERFPEGFARLVNLVLLGAVIIVGILAYETVKEGIHHIIEPAEAKSWFWLNIGVLGAAAILESTVLYKAMKEIAAGMEGEHVKGLQVVTASFKNIGNAKPATKLVFLEDLVATTGALIAIISIVIGTYTPFHNAEGYASIIIGCMLFYVVGRIFLDNAAGVLGVADEEMEESIGKLVIEDPHVRDIQKLMVVKEGEERHVELKVEFDPSMSIARASEILERIEKKILLVKGVTDVIIESDIDDNIPHWKAGNQRNQEE